The nucleotide sequence TAATAAAATGAAGATACTTTTTATTTGCTTAGGTAATATTTGTCGTTCTCCGGCTGCTCATGCTGTGATGCAACACCTTGTTGAAGAACGAGGACGTGCAGACCGATATATGATAGATTCAGCTGGAATTGGTAATTGGCATGTTGGACAGTTACCTGATAAACGTATGCGTGAACATGGTAGACAGCGTGGATATAGGGTTGATCATTATGCTCGCCAGTTTAATGCACATAGGGATTTTGAGTTATTTGATAAGATTGTCGTTATGGATGAGGATAATTATCGTAATATTACGTCTCAAGCACCTAATGAAGAAGCAAGGAAGAAGGTTGTGAGAATGGCTGATTTCTTTACACAACACCCATCGGCTACTTGTGTCCCTGATCCATATTATGGTGATGCAGAAGATTTTAATTTAGCTCTCGACTTAATAGAAGACGGCTGCGAAGGGATTTTCAATACAATCTGATGTTTTTTACATAAGGTAAAAGATTACTTGGAAGAGCAATGCAAGGAACAACAATTGAACGTTAGCGAGGAAAATTTTAGAATATGCCATAAATCGGTCATTGTGTATTAACCATTAATACGCAATGACCGATTTGCTATTAAGACGAAGATCTTCTAATGGATAAAGGTGATTTTGTAAATATTTTTCTAATCTTCGATTCGTAGTGAGGCTTAATTGCATTCGAAGTAAGGCTTAATTGGCTTGCAAAAGATGCCCTTTTGAGGTCTTACTAACGCCCTTTTAAAGGCTAATTAAGCACCTTTTCTTTTGCCACTTTGTAACTCGCTTATAACAAGGGAGTTATAAATGTGATCATAAATGTTTTTTTTAGCCTTTTAAAAAGTTTGTTTTAAGAAATAATGTAAAGTAAATTCATATAAAGGCAGTGCGATTTTCAAATTATGATAGTAAGAATAAAGAGGAAGATAGTTCATATTTAGTTTTGTTATTATTGTATGTATTCATACGTTGTAATTTCCTCCTATTTATCTATTCAATACATTTTGCTGCACAATGTTTTTGTTAGTGTGCAGATTTTTGATTACCTTTGCACGTAAATCATACTATTGTGCAATGGATTCTATTAAAAGTTTCAACGCGTGTATAGAAAAGACTATTAAGGATAATTGGGATAAAGATGCTCTGACGGATTATCTTGGTGCTACACTTCAATACCATGATGTAGCACGCAAAATAGAGAAGCTACATATTCTCTTTGAGAATAGTGGTTTGAAGAAAGGTGATAAGGTCGCTCTTTGTGGCAGGAACTCTTCTTCATGGGCTGTTGCTTTCTTTGCAACACTCACTTATGGTGCCGTGGCAGTACCAGTACAGCACGAGTTCAAGGCAGAGCAGATTTACAATATTGTTAATCACTCAGAATCCAAACTCCTCTTTGTGGGCGATGTTGTTGCAACAACTATCGATGGCGAACAGATGCCAGGGCTGGAAGGTATTATCTATCTTCCAGACTTTTCGTTGATTCTTTCTCGTTCAGAATCATTGATACATGCACGTGAAAACTTGAATGCTCTCTTTGGAAAGAAGTATCCAAAGTTCTACCGTGCAGAGGATGTAAACTTTTTTAAGGATGAGGCAGACGACCTTGCATTGATTAATTATACCAGCGGAACGACTGGTTTCTCAAAGGGAGTCATGCTCAGTTATCGCTCTGTGCGTAGTAATCTTGCATGGGCAATGGCTGATATTAAGCCACATATCAAGCCAGATAGTAAGGTTCTTTGTATGCTGCCAATGGCACACATGTATGGTATGATTTGTGAGTTTATCTGCCAGTTTTGTTTTGGTAGTCATCTTTACTTCCTGACACGTCTGCCGAGCCCTTCTTTGATTGCTCAGGCTTGTAGTGACATTCATCCTGCCATTATTATGGCAGTGCCAATGGTTGTTGAAAAGATTATCCGTAAGAACGTTTTTCCAAAGGTACAGAGTACATCAACTCGTATGTTGCTAAAGATGCCTGTTGTAAGCAAGAAAGTAAAGGAAAGAATTAGGGCGATAGTTATGGACACATTTGGAGGGAATGCGTATGAGGTTGTTACGGGTGGAGCTGCTCTTAATAAGGGGATAGAAGACTTCTTGGTAAGTATTAATTTCCCGATAACAAGTGTTTACGGAGCTACTGAATGTGGACCACTGGTGACTTTCAGTGACTATAAGGATTTTGTTCCAGGTTCTTGTGGTACACCTGTTTTGAATATGGAAGTGAAGATTGTTAGTCCTGATCCTGCCAATGTACCAGGTGAGGTGATTACCAGAGGTGAGAACGTCATGCTTGGTTATTATAAGAATGAAGAGGCTACGAAAGAAGTTCTTGATAAGGAAGGATGGTATCATACAGGTGACCTTGGGACGATGAGTGCTGATGGACATTTGTTCATTCGTGGACGGATTAAGAATATGCTTTTAGGCTCTAACGGACAGAATGTATATCCTGAGGAGATAGAAGATAAGCTAAATTCTATGTCAATGGTTAGTGAGTGTATCATTATTCAGCGTGGTGATAAGCTGACTGCCTTGGTTTATCCTGATTTCGATGAGGCAAAGGAAATGGGGTTCACACAATCTGATATGCAAGAAATCATGGAGCAAAACCGTATTGAACTAAATAGTATGTTGCCATCTTTCTGCCATCTTTCTGCGATAGAGTTGCACGATGAAGAGTTTGCAAAGACTCCGAAGAAGAGTATTAAGCGTTATCTTTATCAAGAGAAGTAAAAGATACAGATGACATTTGTACGTTTTATAAGTCTTCGAGAAATTGTACAGATGCTGTCATATAATAATCGGGTAGGAGGTAGATGTTACTCATAATGCGCATTTACATCTATCCGATTTCTTAGTTTGGAATAACACCAGCTCTATAATGGAGAGTGATGCTGCTTTCCAACAATGAATTAATTTCTATTTGGCATCATGTTGTACCTTATTTAGCCTCTGTTAATACGATAGGTCGTTGTCAACAGTACATCATGTGATGAGCAAAAATACAAGGCTATATGCGTGTTATAGACGAATTATATTCTCGTCATGTGGTAACCCATTCGCTTTAATTGCATCGCTACGCCCATAAAGTACATTTGATGAAGAGCTGCCACATAGGCATGAAAGGCATCTCTGCTGCCAGGGGCTATAGGAAGATGACGGAGCAGACTATTGGTACGAGCAGCGCATTTAGCAACAATATTAGCGACTTCTTTATGCTCGTCAGCCGTAAGGAGAAGTACTTTCTCACAGATATAATCATCCATGTGGTCGTAGTCAATACGATCGCGAAGATAAGTATAGAGGTTTCCTACCTTATTATATAGCTCCCAATCTTTGTCCCAGTATTTTGCAATTGCCATACCGATGTACATCATCCAACCAAGAGACACTATGGGGTAGGCTGCAAATTCTCGCATACCATCAGGTAAGTAGGCTTCGGCAATACCTAACCATTTCCCTTCCATGTCAGTTGTGTCTGGCAAGATCTCGTCTACAAGTTCCTTCTCTTGTAGATAAGTCGCCAAGTCTTCTTTGAATTTCTCTTCAAATGGATATCTTAGTTGTTCGTCTTGCATTATGATGAATCTTTGATTATGAAATTATGCTTATCTCCCTTTGTAAGGACTATTCTGACAACTTTTTCTTTACTTCTGCAAGTGCAGCAATCCAGTTGGTGTCAAGTGAGAACTGAGTAAGATAGTCCTCACTGTTGAAATATACCAATACAAGGTTCTTGTCTGGATCATTATAGAAAGGGTGGTTGATACTCGCATCACGGAATATTTTGAGGATTTGCTTTTTCCTCTTTTGTTTGTTAGCACGTGCATATTCCTTTGTAAAGAGATTAACATACTCATGCATGTAATAAGCCATGGAATCAAGTTGAGCATTGAGATGGGCAATTTCTCTGTTAGATAGCTGCTTTGTTGTATCAACGATAGCTGATAATGTACGAGTATTAAGGTAGGTGATTGCATCAACTTTGAAAGAAGCTACCTTACGAACGTTTACATCCTCTTTGCTGTCAGTAGCAATCTTGTAAGCACTTGTATATAGTTGTTTCGATACACGCTCCTGCTGAGCATTTGCCGTAAGCACGGATACGAGAAAGAATGAAAGGGCTATAATTTTATTTTCATACGTTTAAATTTTAATCCTCGTGTTGTTTTAGTTTTATTTTTGACGTTATTGAAGTCTTTTGGTTTAATTCTTACAGTCATATATTGAAGTATATATTGCAGCATTAGACTTTCGTTTATCTTACTCTGTCCGTATTCTTACGTGCAAAGTCTTTCCAAGAACCATAATGCTTAGCATCCGTTGCAGGACGATCCATCTGTAGGAAGTGACAATAAGCAGCTGCAACGGCATCAGTCGCATCCATAAAATGAGGCATTTGGTCATCACGTAGATGAAGAAGTTTTTGTAGCATACCTGCCACTTGCTCTTTAGAGGCAGAGCCATTTCCTGTGATTGCCATTTTAATTTTCAGTGGCGCATACTCTTGAATAGGGACATCATGGTTGATGGCTGCTGCAATGGCGACACCTTGTGCACGTCCGAGTTTTAACATTGACTGAACATTCTTTCCGAAGAAAGGTGCTTCGATGGCGACTTCATCGGGTAAATATTCATCAATAATACCAGTTACCCGCTCAAATATTCTACCTAATCGGAGATATACATCACACTCCTTACGCATGTCAATGACCCCCATTACAACAAGTTCGGCTTTGTTCCCGCAGACACGTAATACACCATATCCCATGACATTCGTGCCAGGGTCGATGCCGAGTAGTATCTTTTCAGGTTGTGAACTTTTTGTTTTCATCTTGTGGGGATATTTGTTTTAACGGTCCATGTAAGGGTTATGAGCAAGCTCGAAGCCGATAGAAGTCTGTGGACCATGTCCTGGATACACAACTGTCTCATCAGGTAACTGCGCAAGTTCTCGAAGACTACTGATAATCTGGAACATATTTCCACCTGGGAAATCGGTGCGTCCTATACTTCCTTTGAACAATGTATCGCCAGTGAAAAGGACATTTTCTTCTGCACAATAAAAACATACAGACCCACCAGAATGTCCTGGAGTACGCATTACCTTGAAAGTGTGAGAGCCAAAAGATATTGTTTGGTTCTCTGCTAACTT is from Prevotella melaninogenica and encodes:
- the ruvC gene encoding crossover junction endodeoxyribonuclease RuvC, coding for MKTKSSQPEKILLGIDPGTNVMGYGVLRVCGNKAELVVMGVIDMRKECDVYLRLGRIFERVTGIIDEYLPDEVAIEAPFFGKNVQSMLKLGRAQGVAIAAAINHDVPIQEYAPLKIKMAITGNGSASKEQVAGMLQKLLHLRDDQMPHFMDATDAVAAAYCHFLQMDRPATDAKHYGSWKDFARKNTDRVR
- a CDS encoding low molecular weight protein-tyrosine-phosphatase, which produces MKILFICLGNICRSPAAHAVMQHLVEERGRADRYMIDSAGIGNWHVGQLPDKRMREHGRQRGYRVDHYARQFNAHRDFELFDKIVVMDEDNYRNITSQAPNEEARKKVVRMADFFTQHPSATCVPDPYYGDAEDFNLALDLIEDGCEGIFNTI
- a CDS encoding AMP-binding protein, which gives rise to MDSIKSFNACIEKTIKDNWDKDALTDYLGATLQYHDVARKIEKLHILFENSGLKKGDKVALCGRNSSSWAVAFFATLTYGAVAVPVQHEFKAEQIYNIVNHSESKLLFVGDVVATTIDGEQMPGLEGIIYLPDFSLILSRSESLIHARENLNALFGKKYPKFYRAEDVNFFKDEADDLALINYTSGTTGFSKGVMLSYRSVRSNLAWAMADIKPHIKPDSKVLCMLPMAHMYGMICEFICQFCFGSHLYFLTRLPSPSLIAQACSDIHPAIIMAVPMVVEKIIRKNVFPKVQSTSTRMLLKMPVVSKKVKERIRAIVMDTFGGNAYEVVTGGAALNKGIEDFLVSINFPITSVYGATECGPLVTFSDYKDFVPGSCGTPVLNMEVKIVSPDPANVPGEVITRGENVMLGYYKNEEATKEVLDKEGWYHTGDLGTMSADGHLFIRGRIKNMLLGSNGQNVYPEEIEDKLNSMSMVSECIIIQRGDKLTALVYPDFDEAKEMGFTQSDMQEIMEQNRIELNSMLPSFCHLSAIELHDEEFAKTPKKSIKRYLYQEK